A region of Macaca thibetana thibetana isolate TM-01 chromosome 20, ASM2454274v1, whole genome shotgun sequence DNA encodes the following proteins:
- the MEIOB gene encoding meiosis-specific with OB domain-containing protein isoform X2, whose product MANSFATRTFTTLSDLQPNMANLKVIGVVIGKTDVKGFPDRKNIGSERYTFSFTIRDSPAHFVNAASWGNEDYIKSLSDSFRVGDCVIIENPLIQRKEIEREEKFSPATPSNCKLLLSENHSTVKVCSSYEVDTKLLSLIHLPVKESHDYYSLGDIVANGHSLNGRIINVLAAVKSVGEPKYFTTSDRRKGQRCEVRLYDETESSFAMTCWDNESILLAQSWMPRETVIFVSDVRISFDKFRNCMTATVISKTIITTNPETPEANILLNFIRENKETNVLDDEIESYFKESINLSTIVDVYTVEQLKGKALKNEGKADPSYGILYAYISTLNIDDETTKVVRNRCSTCGYIVNEASNMCTICNKNSLDFKSVFLSFDMLIDLTDHTGTLHSCSLTGSVAEETLGCTFVVSHRARSGLKISVLSCKLADPTEASRNLSGQTRV is encoded by the exons atGGCAAACTCCTTTGCAACGAGGACCTTCACTACCCTTTCAGATCTGCAGCCAAATATGGCTAATCTG aaagtaATTGGTGTAGTTATTGGGAAAACAGATGTCAAAGGCTTTCCAGACAGAAAAA ATATTGGATCAGAAAGGTACACTTTCAGCTTCACCATTCGGGATTCACCAGCACATTTTGTAAATGCAGCTTCCTGGGGCAATGAAGATTACATCAAGTCTCTTTCTGACAGCTTTAGGGTTGGTGACTGTG TGATAATTGAAAATCCCCTgatccaaagaaaggaaatagaaagagaagaaaaattcagCCCTGCAACTCCTAG CAACTGTAAACTATTGCTCAGTGAGAATCACTCAACAGTAAAAGTTTGTTCCAGTTACGAAGTGGACACAAAGTTACTTTCTTTGATACATTTACCTGTTAAAGAGTCTCATGATTATTATTCATTGGGTGACATTGTTGCAAATGGACACAGTCTTAATGGGAGGATTATTAACGTGCTGGCAGCTGTGAAGTCG gTTGGAGAGCCAAAATACTTTACAACTTCAGACCGGAGAAAAGGCCAGAGGTGTGAAGTTAGACTCTATGATGAAACAGAGTCTTCTTTTGCGATGACATG TTGGGATAATGAATCCATTCTACTTGCACAGAGCTGGATGCCACGAGAAACAG TAATATTTGTCTCAGATGTAAGAATAAGTTTTGACAAATTTCGGAACTGCATGACAGCAACTGTAATCTCAAAAACCATTATTACAACTAATCCAG AGACGCCAGAAGCTAACATTCTACTGAATTTTATacgagaaaataaagaaacaaatgttcTGGATGACGAAATTGAAAGTTATTTCAAAGAATCCATAAATT taagtACAATAGTTGATGTCTATACAGTTGAACAATTAAAGGGAAAAGCTttgaagaatgaaggaaaagcTGATCCTTCCTATGGCATACTTTATGCGTACATTTCCACACTCAACATTGATGATGAAACTACAAAAGTAGTTCGAAACAGATG ttCCACCTGTGGTTATATAGTAAATGAAGCATCTAACATGTGCACAATTTGCAACAAAAACTCCTTGGACTTTAAATCTGTCTTTCTCAGTTTCGATATGCTGATTGATCTGACTGATCACACAGGCACCCTTCATTCTTGTAGTCTCACAGGAAGTGTTGCTGAGGAGACTTTGGGCTGCACG
- the LOC126944758 gene encoding 60S ribosomal protein L17-like — protein sequence MKSCKSRGSNLPVHFKNTRETAQAIKGMHIRKATKYLKDVTLQKQCIPFQRHNGGVGRCAQAKQWDWTEGRWPKKSAEFLLHMLKNAERNAELKDLDLDSLVIEHIQVNNAPEMHRRTYRAHGRINPYMCSPFHIEMILTEKEQIVPKPEEEVAQKKKISQKKLKKQKLMARE from the coding sequence ATGAAATCATGCAAATCAAGAGGTTCCAATCTTCCTGTTCACTTTAAGAACACTCGTGAAACCGCTCAGGCCATCAAGGGTATGCATATACGAAAAGCCACCAAGTATCTGAAAGATGTCACTTTACAGAAACAGTGCATACCATTCCAACGTCACAATGGTGGAGTTGGCAGGTGTGCGCAGGCCAAGCAGTGGGACTGGACAGAAGGTCGGTGGCCCAAAAAGAGTGCTGAATTTTTACTGCACATGCTTAAAAACGCAGAGCGTAATGCTGAACTTAAGGATTTAGATTTAGATTCTCTGGTCATTGAGCATATCCAAGTGAACAACGCACCTGAGATGCACCGCCGGACCTACAGAGCTCATGGTCGAATTAACCCATACATGTGCTCTCCCTTCCACATTGAGATGATCCTTACTGAAAAGGAACAGATTGTTCCTAAACCAGAAGAGGAGGTTGCCCAGAAGAAAAAGATAtcccagaagaaactgaagaaacaaaaacttatggCACGGGAGTAA
- the MEIOB gene encoding meiosis-specific with OB domain-containing protein isoform X3 — protein sequence MANSFATRTFTTLSDLQPNMANLKVIGVVIGKTDVKGFPDRKNIGSERYTFSFTIRDSPAHFVNAASWGNEDYIKSLSDSFRVGDCVIIENPLIQRKEIEREEKFSPATPSNCKLLLSENHSTVKVCSSYEVDTKLLSLIHLPVKESHDYYSLGDIVANGHSLNGRIINVLAAVKSVGEPKYFTTSDRRKGQRCEVRLYDETESSFAMTCWDNESILLAQSWMPRETETPEANILLNFIRENKETNVLDDEIESYFKESINLSTIVDVYTVEQLKGKALKNEGKADPSYGILYAYISTLNIDDETTKVVRNRCSTCGYIVNEASNMCTICNKNSLDFKSVFLSFDMLIDLTDHTGTLHSCSLTGSVAEETLGCTVNEFLAMTDEQKTALKWQFLLERSKIYLKFVVSHRARSGLKISVLSCKLADPTEASRNLSGQTRV from the exons atGGCAAACTCCTTTGCAACGAGGACCTTCACTACCCTTTCAGATCTGCAGCCAAATATGGCTAATCTG aaagtaATTGGTGTAGTTATTGGGAAAACAGATGTCAAAGGCTTTCCAGACAGAAAAA ATATTGGATCAGAAAGGTACACTTTCAGCTTCACCATTCGGGATTCACCAGCACATTTTGTAAATGCAGCTTCCTGGGGCAATGAAGATTACATCAAGTCTCTTTCTGACAGCTTTAGGGTTGGTGACTGTG TGATAATTGAAAATCCCCTgatccaaagaaaggaaatagaaagagaagaaaaattcagCCCTGCAACTCCTAG CAACTGTAAACTATTGCTCAGTGAGAATCACTCAACAGTAAAAGTTTGTTCCAGTTACGAAGTGGACACAAAGTTACTTTCTTTGATACATTTACCTGTTAAAGAGTCTCATGATTATTATTCATTGGGTGACATTGTTGCAAATGGACACAGTCTTAATGGGAGGATTATTAACGTGCTGGCAGCTGTGAAGTCG gTTGGAGAGCCAAAATACTTTACAACTTCAGACCGGAGAAAAGGCCAGAGGTGTGAAGTTAGACTCTATGATGAAACAGAGTCTTCTTTTGCGATGACATG TTGGGATAATGAATCCATTCTACTTGCACAGAGCTGGATGCCACGAGAAACAG AGACGCCAGAAGCTAACATTCTACTGAATTTTATacgagaaaataaagaaacaaatgttcTGGATGACGAAATTGAAAGTTATTTCAAAGAATCCATAAATT taagtACAATAGTTGATGTCTATACAGTTGAACAATTAAAGGGAAAAGCTttgaagaatgaaggaaaagcTGATCCTTCCTATGGCATACTTTATGCGTACATTTCCACACTCAACATTGATGATGAAACTACAAAAGTAGTTCGAAACAGATG ttCCACCTGTGGTTATATAGTAAATGAAGCATCTAACATGTGCACAATTTGCAACAAAAACTCCTTGGACTTTAAATCTGTCTTTCTCAGTTTCGATATGCTGATTGATCTGACTGATCACACAGGCACCCTTCATTCTTGTAGTCTCACAGGAAGTGTTGCTGAGGAGACTTTGGGCTGCACG gtaAATGAGTTTCTTGCAATGACAGATGAACAGAAAACAGCATTAAAGTGGCAATTTCTCTTGgaaagaagcaaaatttatttaaaa
- the MEIOB gene encoding meiosis-specific with OB domain-containing protein isoform X1: MANSFATRTFTTLSDLQPNMANLKVIGVVIGKTDVKGFPDRKNIGSERYTFSFTIRDSPAHFVNAASWGNEDYIKSLSDSFRVGDCVIIENPLIQRKEIEREEKFSPATPSNCKLLLSENHSTVKVCSSYEVDTKLLSLIHLPVKESHDYYSLGDIVANGHSLNGRIINVLAAVKSVGEPKYFTTSDRRKGQRCEVRLYDETESSFAMTCWDNESILLAQSWMPRETVIFVSDVRISFDKFRNCMTATVISKTIITTNPETPEANILLNFIRENKETNVLDDEIESYFKESINLSTIVDVYTVEQLKGKALKNEGKADPSYGILYAYISTLNIDDETTKVVRNRCSTCGYIVNEASNMCTICNKNSLDFKSVFLSFDMLIDLTDHTGTLHSCSLTGSVAEETLGCTVNEFLAMTDEQKTALKWQFLLERSKIYLKFVVSHRARSGLKISVLSCKLADPTEASRNLSGQTRV; the protein is encoded by the exons atGGCAAACTCCTTTGCAACGAGGACCTTCACTACCCTTTCAGATCTGCAGCCAAATATGGCTAATCTG aaagtaATTGGTGTAGTTATTGGGAAAACAGATGTCAAAGGCTTTCCAGACAGAAAAA ATATTGGATCAGAAAGGTACACTTTCAGCTTCACCATTCGGGATTCACCAGCACATTTTGTAAATGCAGCTTCCTGGGGCAATGAAGATTACATCAAGTCTCTTTCTGACAGCTTTAGGGTTGGTGACTGTG TGATAATTGAAAATCCCCTgatccaaagaaaggaaatagaaagagaagaaaaattcagCCCTGCAACTCCTAG CAACTGTAAACTATTGCTCAGTGAGAATCACTCAACAGTAAAAGTTTGTTCCAGTTACGAAGTGGACACAAAGTTACTTTCTTTGATACATTTACCTGTTAAAGAGTCTCATGATTATTATTCATTGGGTGACATTGTTGCAAATGGACACAGTCTTAATGGGAGGATTATTAACGTGCTGGCAGCTGTGAAGTCG gTTGGAGAGCCAAAATACTTTACAACTTCAGACCGGAGAAAAGGCCAGAGGTGTGAAGTTAGACTCTATGATGAAACAGAGTCTTCTTTTGCGATGACATG TTGGGATAATGAATCCATTCTACTTGCACAGAGCTGGATGCCACGAGAAACAG TAATATTTGTCTCAGATGTAAGAATAAGTTTTGACAAATTTCGGAACTGCATGACAGCAACTGTAATCTCAAAAACCATTATTACAACTAATCCAG AGACGCCAGAAGCTAACATTCTACTGAATTTTATacgagaaaataaagaaacaaatgttcTGGATGACGAAATTGAAAGTTATTTCAAAGAATCCATAAATT taagtACAATAGTTGATGTCTATACAGTTGAACAATTAAAGGGAAAAGCTttgaagaatgaaggaaaagcTGATCCTTCCTATGGCATACTTTATGCGTACATTTCCACACTCAACATTGATGATGAAACTACAAAAGTAGTTCGAAACAGATG ttCCACCTGTGGTTATATAGTAAATGAAGCATCTAACATGTGCACAATTTGCAACAAAAACTCCTTGGACTTTAAATCTGTCTTTCTCAGTTTCGATATGCTGATTGATCTGACTGATCACACAGGCACCCTTCATTCTTGTAGTCTCACAGGAAGTGTTGCTGAGGAGACTTTGGGCTGCACG gtaAATGAGTTTCTTGCAATGACAGATGAACAGAAAACAGCATTAAAGTGGCAATTTCTCTTGgaaagaagcaaaatttatttaaaa